In a single window of the Pseudomonas sp. B21-015 genome:
- the recD gene encoding exodeoxyribonuclease V subunit alpha, whose protein sequence is MSRTFADLLPMPLAAESLAGLAPLSRADDLLLLLTRWVERGWLRPLDKAFVAFLHELAPDDDPLVLLAAALASHQLGHGHVCLDLFETLKEPDFALSLPPEGDLQSGAMLLPSQLLEALEGAHWCKVLASSRLVALAVDGREAAQHRPLVLSGKRLYLRRYWAYERRIDNALRQRLAAHETTPNDLPQRLTGLFGPAKSDEVIDWQKLACALATRSAFSIVTGGPGTGKTTTVVRLLALLQAPAVEAGKPLRIRLAAPTGKAAARLTESISQQVQTLKVAEAVREKIPSDVTTVHRLLGSRPGTRHFRHHAGNRLPLDVLVVDEASMIDLEMMANLLDALPAHARLVLLGDKDQLASVEAGAVLGDLCRDAEAGWYSPQTRQWLEAVSGENLDASGLREDTHGAHPLAQQVVMLRHSRRFGEGSGIGQLARWVNQQRPEDARKLLAAASHDDVFSLVLKGEQDRALERLLLEGHGEGPQGYRHYLSLLRSQRPPLDSPLDDPRWTHWARVVLQAFDAFQLLCAVRKGPWGVEGLNQRVTDALLKARLIDSDHQWYEGRPVLMTRNDYGLGLMNGDIGIALRLPEREGPEAGRQVLRVAFPRNDGQGGVRFVLPSRLNDVDTVYAMTVHKSQGSEFAHTALILPDALNPVLTKELIYTGITRAKDWFTLIEPRAGVFEEAVQRKVKRLSGLMLELEEGIEPSH, encoded by the coding sequence ATGAGTCGCACCTTCGCCGATTTGCTGCCCATGCCGTTGGCGGCCGAAAGTCTGGCGGGTCTGGCCCCGTTGAGTCGCGCTGATGATTTGTTGCTGCTGCTCACGCGCTGGGTCGAACGCGGTTGGTTGCGGCCGCTGGACAAGGCCTTCGTTGCGTTTCTCCACGAGCTCGCACCCGACGATGATCCACTGGTGCTGCTGGCCGCCGCGTTGGCCAGTCACCAGTTGGGCCATGGCCATGTCTGTCTGGATCTGTTCGAAACGCTGAAAGAACCAGACTTCGCTCTGTCGCTGCCACCGGAAGGTGATCTGCAAAGCGGTGCGATGTTGCTGCCGTCGCAATTGCTTGAGGCACTGGAGGGTGCCCATTGGTGCAAGGTCCTGGCGTCCAGCCGTCTGGTGGCTCTGGCCGTTGACGGGCGTGAGGCCGCGCAGCACCGACCATTGGTGCTGTCGGGTAAACGCCTGTACCTGCGCCGCTACTGGGCTTACGAGCGGCGGATCGACAACGCCCTGCGTCAGCGTCTGGCGGCACACGAAACAACACCGAATGATTTGCCCCAACGTCTGACCGGCCTGTTCGGTCCAGCCAAGTCTGATGAAGTGATCGACTGGCAGAAGCTCGCTTGCGCCCTGGCAACCCGTAGCGCATTCAGCATCGTCACTGGCGGCCCGGGAACCGGTAAAACCACCACGGTCGTGCGCTTGCTTGCATTGCTCCAGGCACCCGCGGTGGAGGCCGGCAAACCGCTGCGCATTCGTCTCGCGGCCCCCACCGGCAAAGCTGCCGCACGATTGACCGAGTCCATCAGTCAGCAGGTTCAAACCCTGAAAGTTGCTGAAGCCGTACGGGAGAAGATCCCGTCGGATGTGACCACCGTGCACCGTTTGCTCGGCAGTCGTCCCGGCACCCGGCATTTCCGCCACCACGCCGGTAATCGCTTACCGCTGGATGTATTGGTGGTGGACGAAGCCTCGATGATCGACCTGGAGATGATGGCCAACCTGCTCGACGCGTTGCCGGCCCATGCCCGTTTGGTACTGCTCGGTGACAAGGACCAACTGGCGTCGGTAGAGGCCGGTGCCGTCCTGGGTGATCTGTGTCGCGATGCCGAAGCCGGTTGGTACAGCCCGCAGACCCGCCAGTGGCTGGAGGCGGTCAGCGGTGAAAACCTCGATGCCAGCGGTTTGCGGGAAGACACCCACGGAGCGCATCCACTGGCCCAGCAAGTCGTGATGCTGCGCCACTCACGGCGCTTCGGCGAGGGTAGCGGCATTGGTCAGTTGGCCCGTTGGGTCAACCAGCAGCGTCCCGAGGACGCGCGCAAGCTATTGGCCGCTGCAAGTCATGACGACGTATTTTCCCTGGTCCTCAAGGGGGAGCAGGACCGTGCTCTGGAGCGCTTGCTGCTCGAAGGCCATGGCGAGGGACCGCAAGGCTATCGGCATTATCTGAGTCTTTTACGCAGTCAGCGGCCACCGCTCGACAGCCCGCTCGACGATCCACGCTGGACCCATTGGGCTCGCGTGGTGCTGCAAGCCTTCGACGCTTTCCAGCTATTGTGCGCGGTACGCAAAGGGCCTTGGGGTGTGGAAGGCTTGAATCAGCGAGTGACCGACGCGCTGCTCAAGGCTCGGCTGATCGACAGCGACCACCAGTGGTACGAAGGGCGGCCCGTGCTGATGACCCGCAACGACTATGGCCTGGGTTTGATGAACGGCGACATTGGCATTGCCCTCAGGCTGCCGGAGCGTGAAGGCCCCGAGGCCGGCCGGCAAGTGTTGCGTGTGGCCTTCCCGCGCAACGATGGTCAGGGCGGTGTGCGTTTTGTCCTGCCAAGCCGGCTCAACGATGTCGACACCGTGTACGCCATGACCGTACACAAATCCCAGGGCTCGGAATTTGCCCATACCGCGTTGATTCTGCCGGATGCCCTGAACCCTGTGCTCACCAAGGAGCTGATCTATACCGGGATTACCCGGGCCAAAGACTGGTTCACCCTGATTGAGCCTCGCGCCGGCGTATTCGAAGAGGCCGTGCAGCGCAAGGTCAAGCGCTTGAGCGGGTTGATGCTGGAGCTGGAAGAGGGGATCGAGCCGAGTCACTGA